The following proteins are co-located in the Robbsia betulipollinis genome:
- a CDS encoding TauD/TfdA dioxygenase family protein, whose protein sequence is MQSSPAVAPAAGVRPAGDRHLRAPTLDIRPLDGALGAEVFGLRLDRDLHADDFARLHRAHLDHHLLIFRDLDITPEQQIAFSRRFGPLQIHVLHQFHLAGHPEILIVSNIVENGAPIGLGDAGHFWHSDLSYKENPSLGSMLYARELPADGGDTLFANQHLAWDTLPADLRKAIEGRRAEHTYLARYAELQARSPWRPNLSEAQRAQVLPVEHPIVRVHPENGRRALFVSEHFTTRIVGLPEDESRAILDALFAHSVQPAFQYRHVWRAGDMVFWDNRSLQHLAAGCPESQRRRLHRTTIEGDAPF, encoded by the coding sequence ATGCAATCGTCTCCCGCAGTTGCCCCCGCCGCTGGCGTGCGTCCCGCCGGGGACCGCCATCTTCGCGCCCCCACACTCGATATTCGACCGCTGGACGGCGCGCTTGGCGCCGAGGTGTTCGGCTTGCGTCTCGATCGGGATCTGCATGCGGACGATTTCGCGCGGCTGCACCGCGCGCATCTCGATCACCATCTGTTGATCTTCCGGGATCTGGACATCACCCCCGAGCAGCAGATCGCATTCAGCCGGCGCTTCGGCCCGTTGCAGATCCATGTACTGCACCAGTTCCATCTCGCCGGTCATCCCGAAATTCTGATCGTGTCGAATATCGTGGAGAACGGCGCGCCCATCGGGCTGGGCGATGCGGGCCACTTCTGGCATTCGGACCTGTCGTACAAGGAAAACCCCAGCCTGGGATCGATGCTGTATGCGCGGGAGCTGCCGGCCGACGGCGGCGACACGCTCTTCGCGAACCAGCATCTGGCATGGGATACGCTGCCCGCGGACCTGCGCAAGGCAATAGAAGGCCGGCGCGCGGAGCATACCTATCTGGCGCGCTACGCCGAGTTGCAGGCGCGCAGCCCGTGGCGCCCGAACCTGAGCGAGGCGCAGCGGGCACAGGTGCTGCCCGTCGAACATCCGATCGTGCGCGTGCACCCCGAGAACGGCCGCCGCGCCCTGTTCGTCAGCGAGCATTTCACGACCCGTATCGTCGGCCTGCCCGAGGACGAAAGCCGTGCGATCCTCGATGCGCTGTTCGCGCACAGCGTGCAGCCGGCGTTCCAGTACCGCCATGTCTGGCGGGCAGGCGACATGGTTTTCTGGGACAACCGCTCGCTGCAGCATCTCGCGGCCGGCTGCCCGGAATCGCAGCGGCGGCGTCTGCACCGCACGACGATCGAGGGCGACGCGCCTTTTTGA
- a CDS encoding DUF3293 domain-containing protein, with translation MPSSSRIPADTVQAYRESDYRVASVPPLVLRVDCASAALRGLHAAYGVASSVFLTACNPLGRIQDSECNRRRQTLLADTLRRMRFPAIDGIGQHPTSDWPGEPSFLILGPDRDTAIHLGLRYEQNALIWCAADAVPRLLLLR, from the coding sequence ATGCCGTCTTCTTCGCGGATACCGGCGGACACCGTGCAGGCCTACCGTGAAAGCGACTACCGCGTCGCGTCCGTACCGCCGCTGGTGCTGCGCGTCGATTGCGCGAGCGCGGCGCTGCGCGGTCTGCATGCAGCCTATGGCGTCGCGTCGAGCGTCTTCCTCACGGCGTGCAACCCCCTGGGCCGCATCCAGGATTCCGAATGCAACCGGCGACGGCAGACGCTCCTCGCGGACACATTGCGCCGGATGCGGTTCCCCGCGATCGACGGGATCGGTCAGCATCCGACGAGCGACTGGCCCGGGGAGCCCAGCTTCCTGATCCTCGGACCGGACCGCGACACCGCGATCCACCTGGGTCTGCGGTATGAACAGAATGCGTTGATCTGGTGCGCCGCGGATGCGGTGCCGCGACTGCTGCTGTTGCGGTGA
- a CDS encoding flavin-containing monooxygenase — protein sequence MTDEGLTPSPAAALTPPVTPSPAAFATSPASAPPPASLAALEARLAQDLKWLALPAPAWSPRRTHRGEAVSDVLIVGAGMCGLAAAGALKLLGIDNLRIVDRAPAGTEGPWVTFARMETLRSPKELTGPALGLPALTFRAWFESQFGADAWAALDKIPRTQWMDYLIWYRRALGLAVENEIRVVRVRPLDGLLEVTLADARGAEQRAWARHVVLATGRDGGGQPQVPAIARQLTRTRWAHSADDIDFAALAGRRVAVVGAGASAMDNAAAALEAGAARVDLFVRRRDLPRINKLTGVSSPGFAHGFALLSDDWKWRINHYAMSSQTPPPRGSTLRVSRHANAYFHLGSPVETIVDEASHLLVRTPRGEYPVDFLIFGTGFRTDLRARGELAPVVDAIRLWEDVFDASREGENGELARSPYLGPAFECLEKVPGSCPGLEGIHLFNYSALASQGKLSGDIPAVSIGAQRMAQGIIASLFRDDREHHYAALQAFAKPELFGDEWTDADAPDAAIDRDTDMPVAGAGV from the coding sequence ATGACTGATGAGGGGCTGACACCTTCGCCGGCAGCGGCTTTGACGCCACCTGTGACACCTTCGCCGGCAGCGTTCGCGACATCGCCCGCGTCCGCGCCGCCGCCGGCTTCGCTGGCGGCGCTCGAAGCGCGCCTCGCGCAGGATCTGAAGTGGCTGGCGCTGCCCGCGCCGGCGTGGTCGCCGCGCCGCACGCACCGGGGCGAGGCGGTCAGCGACGTGCTGATCGTCGGCGCCGGCATGTGCGGGCTCGCGGCCGCCGGGGCATTGAAATTGCTGGGCATCGACAATCTGCGCATCGTCGACCGGGCACCGGCGGGGACGGAGGGCCCCTGGGTGACCTTCGCCCGCATGGAAACCCTGCGCTCGCCGAAGGAACTGACGGGACCTGCGCTGGGCCTGCCCGCGCTGACCTTTCGCGCGTGGTTCGAATCGCAGTTCGGCGCGGACGCCTGGGCCGCGCTCGACAAGATCCCGCGTACGCAATGGATGGACTATCTGATCTGGTACCGTCGCGCGCTGGGCCTGGCGGTGGAAAACGAGATACGGGTGGTGCGTGTCCGGCCGCTGGACGGCCTGCTCGAAGTGACGCTGGCGGATGCGCGTGGCGCGGAGCAACGCGCCTGGGCGCGGCACGTGGTGCTCGCCACCGGCCGCGACGGCGGCGGACAGCCGCAGGTGCCGGCGATCGCGCGGCAGTTGACGCGCACGCGCTGGGCGCACTCGGCCGACGACATCGATTTCGCCGCCCTCGCGGGGCGTCGCGTCGCGGTGGTGGGCGCGGGCGCTTCGGCGATGGACAATGCCGCCGCCGCGCTCGAGGCCGGCGCCGCGCGCGTCGACCTGTTCGTGCGGCGTCGCGATCTGCCGCGCATCAACAAACTCACCGGCGTCTCCAGTCCCGGTTTCGCGCACGGTTTCGCCTTGCTGTCCGACGACTGGAAATGGCGCATCAATCACTACGCGATGTCGTCGCAGACGCCGCCGCCGCGCGGCAGCACCTTGCGGGTCTCGCGTCACGCGAACGCCTATTTCCATCTCGGCAGTCCGGTCGAAACCATCGTCGATGAGGCATCGCACCTACTGGTCAGGACGCCACGCGGCGAATACCCGGTCGATTTCCTGATTTTCGGGACGGGCTTCCGGACCGACTTGCGCGCGCGCGGCGAACTCGCCCCGGTGGTGGACGCGATCCGGCTTTGGGAAGACGTCTTCGACGCATCGCGGGAGGGAGAGAACGGCGAACTGGCGCGGTCGCCTTACCTTGGCCCGGCGTTCGAATGTCTGGAAAAGGTGCCGGGAAGCTGCCCGGGCCTGGAAGGCATCCACCTGTTCAACTATTCCGCGCTGGCGAGCCAGGGCAAGCTTTCCGGCGACATTCCCGCGGTCAGCATCGGGGCGCAGCGCATGGCCCAGGGCATCATCGCGAGCCTGTTTCGTGATGACCGCGAGCACCACTACGCGGCGTTGCAGGCTTTCGCGAAACCGGAACTCTTCGGCGACGAATGGACGGATGCGGATGCGCCCGATGCGGCCATCGATCGCGATACCGACATGCCGGTTGCCGGCGCCGGGGTGTGA
- a CDS encoding peroxidase-related enzyme (This protein belongs to a clade of uncharacterized proteins related to peroxidases such as the alkylhydroperoxidase AhpD.) yields MNRPWSPETPGDVIDRIVDPANPLAAAALRQHRPKIVAAVQGAFDALFQDDGGSLDLDTRRACAALVAHLTPEPALAAFYAAGAAPDAGIAAQTPLRQAALAHARRVALAPEEAGPGSLASLRAAGLSERDIVTLSQLIGYVAFQARVICAARALLGIDADAVDGGGNTNSDDADVDLASFKRFRGFTSASLDWQSWLAPVEAARATPEQNAVLDESGPTARTSPYYLTLVHNPDVLRQRSSAYNAIMYAPGGLARADRELAALVVSMLNGCPYCASVHAQRLNQLTRNGDLVERVFADPFTGGADAREQELLRYARRLTLEAGAFDQGDVARLRALGMRDDEIVDFSHVVAIFGWANRLMQTLGAPAPAAGSDPVSADAAAAPVPPVDSAPTSPASGAPHD; encoded by the coding sequence TTGAACCGACCATGGAGCCCGGAAACCCCGGGCGACGTCATCGATCGGATCGTCGATCCGGCGAATCCGCTGGCGGCCGCGGCACTGCGGCAACATCGCCCGAAGATCGTGGCGGCAGTGCAGGGCGCGTTCGACGCGCTGTTTCAGGATGACGGCGGTAGCCTCGATCTGGATACGCGCCGTGCCTGTGCCGCGCTGGTGGCGCATTTGACACCCGAACCCGCGCTTGCGGCTTTCTATGCCGCGGGAGCGGCACCGGATGCGGGCATTGCGGCGCAGACTCCCCTGCGGCAGGCTGCCCTGGCCCATGCGCGGCGCGTCGCGCTCGCGCCGGAGGAAGCCGGGCCGGGTTCGCTGGCGTCGCTACGCGCCGCGGGCTTGTCCGAGCGCGATATCGTGACCCTGTCGCAGTTGATCGGTTACGTGGCGTTTCAGGCGCGTGTGATCTGCGCGGCGCGCGCGCTGCTGGGCATCGATGCCGACGCCGTGGACGGCGGCGGCAATACCAACAGCGACGACGCCGACGTGGATCTCGCCTCGTTCAAGCGGTTCCGCGGTTTCACTTCCGCATCGCTCGACTGGCAGTCCTGGCTCGCGCCGGTGGAGGCCGCCCGGGCGACGCCGGAACAGAACGCGGTGCTGGACGAAAGCGGCCCCACGGCCCGGACTTCGCCCTACTACCTGACGCTGGTCCACAACCCGGACGTATTGCGGCAGCGCAGCAGCGCGTACAACGCGATCATGTATGCGCCGGGCGGACTCGCCCGCGCGGACCGCGAACTGGCCGCTTTGGTGGTATCGATGCTCAACGGTTGCCCGTACTGCGCCTCGGTGCATGCGCAGCGGCTCAACCAGTTGACGCGCAACGGCGATCTGGTCGAGCGCGTTTTCGCGGACCCCTTCACCGGGGGCGCCGATGCGCGCGAACAGGAACTGCTGCGCTATGCGCGGCGGCTGACGCTCGAAGCCGGGGCCTTCGACCAAGGCGATGTCGCCCGCCTGCGCGCGCTGGGCATGCGCGACGACGAGATCGTCGATTTCTCGCATGTCGTCGCGATTTTCGGCTGGGCGAACCGCCTGATGCAGACGCTTGGCGCCCCCGCGCCGGCAGCCGGTTCCGATCCCGTGTCGGCCGACGCCGCGGCGGCTCCCGTGCCGCCCGTCGATTCCGCGCCCACGTCGCCCGCCAGCGGAGCGCCGCATGACTGA
- a CDS encoding MFS transporter, with protein MLVTSNARRGIAAAVLGNAMEWYDFTVFAIMTPIISKLFFPVDAAIPGSELNAILLTTALFGAGFFMRPVGGVLLGLYGDRRGRKAAMTLGMALMALSILLMTFAPTYRHAGVVAPLVVLIARLLQGFSVGGEFGTSTAFLIEMAPRERTGFFGSWQISGQLMANVLGAAMGMVVTQCFTPAQQAAGAWRIPFAVGLIIVPIALYLRRSVLESEAFLHAARQAAARAQGFAADLKQPGGKYLVGMGMVVASAVSFYVTFGYTVTYAKQVLKLPLMQSFMVQMLAAIVMLIVVPIAGAAADRHDRKNLLLWSLGAYLVTLYPLYSWVTSEPSIGRLLVTQVIAGVFSAFFLGVYCTTLAEMFPVRVRSTSLSIVNNVAVLIFGGFAQFFVTWLLKLTGSPLAPVFYVMIGLSIGFVAVVCMKREPRVAFDAGDAVDAVDPATLRKHGKAP; from the coding sequence ATGCTTGTCACCTCGAACGCCCGGCGCGGCATCGCCGCCGCGGTGCTGGGCAACGCGATGGAGTGGTACGACTTCACCGTATTCGCCATCATGACGCCGATCATCAGCAAACTGTTTTTTCCGGTCGACGCGGCGATACCGGGCAGCGAACTGAACGCGATCCTCCTGACCACCGCGCTGTTCGGCGCCGGTTTTTTCATGCGCCCGGTGGGCGGCGTGTTGCTGGGCTTGTACGGCGACCGCCGGGGCCGCAAGGCGGCAATGACGCTCGGCATGGCGTTGATGGCCCTATCGATACTGCTGATGACGTTCGCGCCCACTTACCGGCACGCAGGGGTGGTCGCGCCGCTGGTCGTCCTGATCGCGCGATTGCTACAGGGGTTCTCGGTCGGCGGCGAATTCGGCACGTCCACCGCGTTTCTGATCGAGATGGCGCCACGGGAGCGCACCGGCTTCTTCGGTTCCTGGCAGATCAGCGGGCAGCTGATGGCGAACGTGCTGGGCGCGGCGATGGGCATGGTGGTCACGCAGTGCTTCACGCCCGCGCAGCAGGCCGCCGGCGCCTGGCGGATACCGTTCGCGGTGGGTCTGATCATCGTGCCGATCGCGCTCTATCTGCGGCGCAGCGTGCTGGAGTCGGAAGCCTTCCTGCACGCCGCGCGGCAGGCGGCCGCGCGCGCGCAGGGTTTCGCCGCGGATCTGAAGCAGCCCGGCGGAAAATACCTGGTGGGCATGGGTATGGTGGTCGCGAGCGCCGTGTCCTTCTACGTGACCTTCGGCTATACGGTCACGTATGCGAAACAGGTCCTCAAGCTGCCGTTGATGCAGAGTTTCATGGTGCAGATGCTCGCCGCCATCGTCATGCTGATCGTCGTGCCGATCGCCGGCGCGGCGGCGGACCGGCACGACCGGAAGAACCTGCTGCTCTGGTCGCTCGGCGCCTATCTCGTCACCTTGTATCCCCTGTATTCATGGGTCACGTCCGAACCGTCGATCGGGCGTCTGCTCGTGACCCAGGTGATCGCGGGCGTTTTCAGCGCTTTCTTTCTCGGGGTCTATTGCACGACGCTTGCGGAGATGTTCCCGGTGCGCGTGCGTTCCACATCGTTGTCGATCGTCAACAACGTGGCGGTGCTGATTTTCGGCGGCTTCGCGCAGTTCTTCGTGACCTGGCTGCTCAAGCTGACCGGCTCGCCGCTGGCACCCGTGTTCTATGTAATGATCGGGTTGTCGATCGGCTTCGTCGCGGTCGTCTGCATGAAGCGCGAGCCGCGCGTCGCGTTCGACGCGGGCGATGCCGTCGACGCGGTCGACCCGGCGACGCTTCGGAAACACGGAAAAGCGCCATAG
- a CDS encoding MmgE/PrpD family protein: MSSLHRKRRRDILRAIGAASALALAGTRAARAQDAQGGSIRHPAQDTLPPKGDDITGQLARYMVSAGSTPLPDAVALACKHRILDTFGAMVSGSRMRPGMEATRYVKSLGGTAQASVVGADFRTTTINAALANAMCAHSDETDDFEPVTKAHPGSSVVPSALAMGEMSGSSGDAMMRSVALGYDMACRLLMALGPDLVRHTGRSAEGTASTFGSVGAAAPLAGLDETGMRYAISYSSQQVSGLWSWVKDKDHIEKAFDFAGMGARNGLTAVSMVQAGMTGVWDVLDGTNNLFMALSSQPQPEEMLAGLGKRFYVGETAIKTFSVGYPIQSPLDAFLTLRKQYGLNPDNVRAILVKIPSDAIGIVGESAMPDVNCAHLVALALVKGAVSFVDSHDVALMHDATIERQRAKVAVVADAALMNPAAPRGSIVEVTLNDGRKVSHFTKYPPGTKENPLDTQAVNEKSRDLMAPVLGKEKTDRLIAAINRLETVRDVRTLRPLFTA, translated from the coding sequence ATGTCATCACTTCATAGGAAGCGCCGCCGCGACATACTGCGGGCGATCGGCGCCGCCTCGGCGCTGGCGCTCGCCGGAACGCGAGCCGCTCGCGCGCAGGACGCGCAGGGGGGATCCATCCGGCACCCCGCCCAGGATACCCTCCCACCCAAAGGAGACGACATCACGGGGCAACTGGCGCGTTACATGGTTTCGGCGGGGAGCACTCCGCTTCCCGATGCCGTGGCGCTGGCATGCAAGCACCGCATTCTCGATACGTTCGGCGCAATGGTGTCGGGCAGCCGCATGCGCCCCGGAATGGAAGCGACCCGGTACGTGAAGTCCCTTGGCGGAACCGCGCAGGCGTCGGTCGTCGGCGCGGATTTCCGCACCACGACGATCAACGCGGCGCTGGCCAATGCCATGTGCGCGCATTCCGATGAAACGGACGATTTCGAGCCGGTCACCAAGGCGCACCCGGGAAGCTCGGTGGTGCCGTCGGCGTTGGCGATGGGAGAAATGTCGGGCAGCAGCGGTGATGCCATGATGCGATCGGTCGCGCTGGGATACGACATGGCCTGCCGCCTGCTGATGGCGCTCGGCCCCGATCTGGTGCGCCACACGGGCCGCAGCGCCGAAGGCACCGCCTCCACCTTCGGCAGCGTGGGCGCCGCGGCACCGCTCGCCGGACTGGACGAAACCGGCATGCGCTATGCCATTTCCTATTCCTCGCAGCAGGTATCGGGTCTGTGGAGCTGGGTCAAGGACAAGGACCATATCGAAAAGGCCTTCGATTTCGCCGGCATGGGCGCGCGCAATGGACTGACCGCGGTATCGATGGTGCAGGCCGGCATGACGGGCGTATGGGATGTGCTGGACGGCACGAACAACCTTTTCATGGCCTTGTCCTCGCAACCCCAGCCGGAAGAAATGCTCGCGGGACTGGGAAAACGGTTTTACGTCGGCGAGACCGCCATCAAGACGTTCTCCGTCGGGTATCCGATTCAGTCGCCGCTGGATGCCTTCCTCACACTGCGCAAGCAATACGGGCTGAATCCCGATAATGTGCGTGCCATCCTGGTGAAGATTCCCAGCGACGCGATCGGCATCGTGGGCGAGAGCGCGATGCCCGACGTCAACTGCGCGCATCTCGTCGCGCTCGCGCTGGTGAAAGGCGCCGTATCGTTCGTGGACAGCCACGACGTGGCGCTGATGCACGATGCCACGATCGAGCGGCAGCGTGCCAAGGTCGCCGTCGTGGCGGACGCGGCACTGATGAATCCCGCCGCGCCGCGGGGCAGCATCGTCGAAGTGACCCTGAACGATGGCCGCAAGGTCTCGCATTTCACGAAGTACCCTCCCGGCACCAAGGAAAATCCCCTGGACACGCAGGCCGTCAACGAGAAGTCCCGGGATCTGATGGCTCCCGTGCTGGGAAAGGAGAAGACCGATAGATTGATCGCCGCCATCAATCGGCTTGAAACCGTTCGCGATGTACGGACACTGCGGCCCCTGTTCACCGCATGA
- a CDS encoding lactonase family protein: MPWSVGTDAKPGKPVDVPGTTSAELTYVGTQEQDIRALRFDAATGTLTTIGPVENGLSSTWLVTHPSLPVVYSVDDHTASEGSITAFAVNRRSGALAGLNAQATRAKGTTYLWFDKPSMTLLATNYGSGSVSSYRVNGDGSVGLRISTVTETGSGPNKRQQSAHAHSVAIDPSGHYALVPDLGADRVFIYPFDRATRTLSSSRDDPAGSFTAPPGSGPRHLAFGTNGVFVYLLTELTAQVFVLRWDAAQGRLTPVQSLPISSGEFKGPKSGAEVAVGHDGRFVYVADRGESTLVAYRVDPGSGTLSFVQRVPSGGERPWDFEIDSSGKWMLVANQRSNTMNVFGIDPASGRITDTGRSVAIPHPVSITFVR; this comes from the coding sequence TTGCCTTGGTCGGTCGGAACGGATGCGAAGCCGGGCAAGCCCGTCGACGTGCCAGGAACAACAAGCGCGGAACTCACGTATGTCGGTACGCAGGAACAGGATATCCGGGCGCTGCGCTTCGATGCCGCCACCGGGACACTCACGACGATCGGCCCGGTCGAAAACGGACTGTCGTCCACCTGGCTGGTCACGCATCCCTCGTTGCCCGTGGTGTATTCGGTCGACGACCACACGGCGAGCGAAGGGAGCATCACCGCGTTCGCGGTGAATCGCCGGTCCGGCGCGCTTGCTGGGTTGAACGCGCAAGCGACGCGCGCCAAGGGCACTACCTACCTGTGGTTCGACAAGCCGTCGATGACGCTGCTCGCGACGAATTACGGCAGCGGGTCCGTGTCGAGTTACCGTGTGAACGGCGACGGCAGCGTGGGCTTGCGCATCTCCACCGTCACGGAGACGGGTTCGGGGCCGAACAAGCGGCAGCAGAGCGCGCATGCGCATAGCGTCGCCATCGACCCGTCGGGCCACTATGCGCTGGTGCCCGATCTGGGCGCGGATCGCGTGTTCATCTATCCGTTCGATCGTGCCACGCGCACATTGTCATCGAGCCGGGACGATCCCGCCGGATCCTTCACCGCACCGCCGGGGAGCGGCCCTCGCCACCTTGCGTTCGGCACGAATGGCGTCTTCGTCTATTTGCTGACGGAACTCACCGCCCAGGTGTTCGTTCTGCGCTGGGATGCAGCGCAGGGGCGATTGACGCCGGTGCAGTCGCTGCCGATCAGCAGCGGGGAATTCAAGGGACCGAAAAGCGGCGCCGAAGTGGCGGTCGGTCACGACGGACGTTTCGTGTATGTCGCGGACCGTGGCGAGAGCACGCTCGTGGCGTATCGCGTCGATCCTGGCTCGGGAACGCTTTCGTTCGTTCAGCGCGTGCCTTCCGGCGGCGAGCGGCCGTGGGATTTCGAGATCGATTCGTCGGGAAAATGGATGCTCGTTGCGAACCAGCGCAGCAACACCATGAATGTGTTCGGCATCGATCCCGCTTCGGGCCGGATCACCGACACCGGGCGGTCCGTCGCGATACCCCATCCCGTCAGCATCACGTTCGTGAGATGA
- a CDS encoding helix-turn-helix domain-containing protein — MPYLVPRAPRVPAPRRDLCPLRPPPHEGGAWKPCDVTRPLFPRHPAAAARGQGIDLFQSSACHADRGVETPLPNRPECEGDFMTHSVMAKYHPGWNGKAKFMSVPKVRLYVDRPEEDNWLVHVGHVTDRGRWRTEPHAHPAYGQVIFIRNGEGVMNLEGSRVPFKGPCALVLPTDCVHGLDYELDVDRWVVTIEQSYLMQVNAKLNEFISFWALPRIIPLSCSADAGMEFYSLVGKLKQELESDAVGRVAGTEALLTTLLLMLVRQASLETPGHENSTRNDICLVDRFRKLIDLHYRESLPLQDYASMLAVSLVQLRAACASAAEQSPTKMIHARIITEAKRHLIFGDLSVEQVAFWLGFADAAYFTRFFRKEVGQAPSQFRVITRQSSQRKTLPQ, encoded by the coding sequence ATGCCCTACCTCGTCCCGCGTGCTCCGCGCGTCCCGGCACCGCGCCGCGACCTGTGCCCGCTCCGCCCCCCACCACACGAAGGTGGCGCGTGGAAACCCTGCGATGTCACGCGACCTCTCTTCCCCCGCCATCCCGCCGCCGCCGCGCGGGGGCAGGGGATCGATCTATTCCAATCAAGCGCATGCCATGCCGATCGCGGTGTCGAGACACCGTTGCCCAATCGACCAGAATGCGAAGGAGACTTTATGACACACAGTGTCATGGCAAAGTACCATCCCGGATGGAACGGCAAAGCGAAGTTCATGAGCGTTCCCAAGGTGCGTTTGTATGTCGACCGGCCGGAAGAGGATAACTGGTTGGTGCACGTGGGGCATGTCACCGATCGCGGTCGCTGGCGCACCGAGCCGCACGCGCATCCGGCGTATGGGCAGGTGATCTTCATCCGCAACGGAGAGGGCGTCATGAATCTGGAGGGAAGCAGGGTGCCGTTCAAGGGTCCCTGCGCTCTGGTGTTGCCCACCGACTGCGTGCACGGGCTGGATTACGAACTCGATGTGGACAGGTGGGTGGTGACCATCGAGCAATCCTATTTGATGCAGGTCAATGCCAAGCTGAATGAATTCATTTCATTCTGGGCGCTGCCGCGTATCATTCCGCTGTCCTGCTCCGCCGATGCCGGCATGGAATTCTATAGTCTCGTCGGCAAGCTCAAACAGGAACTCGAATCGGATGCGGTGGGCCGGGTGGCGGGAACGGAAGCGTTGCTGACGACGTTGCTGCTCATGCTGGTCCGCCAGGCGAGCCTGGAGACGCCCGGGCACGAGAATTCCACCCGCAACGATATTTGCCTGGTGGACCGGTTTCGCAAACTGATCGATCTGCATTACCGGGAAAGCCTGCCCTTGCAGGACTATGCCTCCATGTTGGCGGTGTCGCTGGTGCAACTGCGCGCGGCATGCGCATCGGCCGCGGAGCAAAGCCCCACCAAGATGATTCATGCGCGCATCATCACCGAGGCGAAGCGCCACCTGATCTTTGGCGACCTGTCGGTTGAGCAGGTGGCATTCTGGCTGGGCTTCGCGGATGCCGCGTACTTCACGCGGTTCTTCCGCAAGGAAGTGGGTCAGGCGCCGAGCCAGTTCCGGGTCATCACGCGTCAATCGTCGCAGCGGAAAACGCTGCCTCAGTAG
- a CDS encoding porin: MKKLVCFASGVVAACVFQTAHAQSAVTLYGVIDNGVEYQKAGASSVVRVVSGGRFASRFGLKGSEDIGDGLHVNFQLEQGYSGATGAASNSAAAFSRQAWVGVSGGFGEVRVGLQNTLQYAYLNPELDPVSVMTVGSPMNSLNSLTVRVNNAISYLSPTLYGFTGQFMIAARDSTTKPSNGLQFYNGVIHYATGPFRAAAGYEQAANATGTSMLKIFSAATSLGVGAARFFLAYHTERQTDNTDKRDVYEVSGSYDFNVANKLSLMYGYAHDKTGNGNNAQQVGLTYEYFVSKAVTVYGSTSFLQNRNRAQFAINGTAYTGIPVAPGADARAIMVGMLHRF, translated from the coding sequence ATGAAAAAGCTGGTCTGTTTCGCGTCTGGCGTGGTGGCGGCATGTGTATTTCAGACGGCGCACGCGCAGTCGGCGGTCACGCTGTACGGCGTGATCGATAACGGTGTGGAATATCAGAAAGCGGGGGCCAGCAGTGTGGTGCGGGTGGTATCCGGCGGACGTTTCGCGAGCCGGTTCGGCTTGAAGGGCAGCGAAGACATCGGCGACGGACTGCATGTCAACTTTCAGTTGGAACAAGGCTATTCGGGTGCGACCGGGGCGGCGTCGAATTCCGCCGCTGCATTCAGCCGTCAGGCGTGGGTGGGCGTATCCGGAGGATTCGGCGAGGTGCGCGTCGGATTGCAGAATACGCTGCAATACGCCTACCTCAATCCGGAACTGGATCCGGTGTCGGTCATGACGGTCGGATCGCCGATGAACAGCTTGAACAGCCTCACCGTACGGGTCAATAACGCGATTTCCTATCTTTCGCCGACGCTTTACGGTTTCACCGGGCAGTTCATGATCGCGGCGCGCGATTCGACGACCAAGCCTTCGAATGGCTTGCAGTTCTACAACGGGGTGATCCATTACGCAACGGGGCCGTTTCGTGCCGCGGCCGGATATGAACAGGCGGCGAACGCCACAGGCACCTCGATGCTGAAGATATTCAGTGCGGCGACGTCGCTGGGCGTGGGGGCCGCGCGGTTTTTTCTGGCATATCACACGGAACGGCAAACGGACAACACCGACAAGCGCGACGTCTACGAAGTATCGGGTTCCTATGATTTCAACGTCGCCAATAAACTGTCCCTGATGTATGGCTACGCGCATGACAAGACGGGCAACGGCAACAATGCGCAACAAGTGGGCCTGACGTACGAGTATTTCGTGTCCAAGGCAGTGACCGTGTATGGTTCGACGAGCTTCCTGCAGAACCGGAACCGTGCGCAATTCGCCATCAACGGTACAGCCTATACGGGTATACCCGTCGCCCCGGGTGCCGACGCGCGCGCCATCATGGTAGGCATGCTGCATCGGTTCTGA